The genomic window CCCCGTGATGGCTCCCCAGTCATTCGGGACGATGCCCCGAACTTGCCCTGAACCAACAACAGAAGTCCGCGTAGGGAAAGGTTTTTCGCCGGCAACCTGGGCAATCGCGATGCCCAATCGCTCGTTTTCAGAATCCTGCCCCGCTCTTCGATGAGGCCGGGCGGTGCGAGGCTCCGGGGAATCCCGGGAAGCCTCCCGGGCGCGATGGCTGGTAGCCTCCTCGGACGCCTGGCGGAAATCCGGTGCCGGCAGACGGTCGGGGAGTGGAAGGCTCATCCGCAGTCCAGGTGGGCGAACGCGGAGCCACGCTTTCGTCCCCCCCGCTGGGATTCGCCGGGGCCAGGGAGGGGAGGAGGACCGCGGTCGCGATGACGACGCCGATCCCGGCGACGTAACTGAGGAAAGCGCCCTTCATCATGTCCCATTCCTTGGCAACGTAGCCGAAGATGTAGAAGGGACAGAACCAGCAGAGCAGGCCGTTCAGCAGGCCGCCGCGGAACCCGCCGACGATCAGCCCGATGCCTCCGTAGATCAGGAAGAGGAGGGCGCTCAGCCCGGCGGTCCCGAGAAAGATCAACCCGCCCGTCGGCCGCGGGACCAGCCCCGTGAGGGCGAGCACATAGGTCACTCCCATGAGCGCAGGGGCCAGGAGATAGGTCACGTCCGGGAGGCCGCTGAAGAGCTCCGCCTCCTCGCGACGCCGGCGTTTCCTCCTTGTGCCGGGGGTCGCGAGGCTCATCCCGGCCCTCCTGGGCACGACCAGGTCGTCGGCATCGGCCGCGGCGGCCACGGGCATCCGCGGGGGCAGGTCATGCAATCCGTAGGGATCGTCGTCCATCGGCGGCGGGGCGTACCTCGGCGGCAACGGGGCCTGCGCCGCGGCCGTGCGAGGAGTCGCCGCTCGCGTGTCTCGGGATGGTGCGACGTGTCTCTTCTCGGTAGACGAGGCGGGCCGACGCTCGGCGACCGCTCGCTCGGGGGCGGACGGCCTCCCGCTCTCCGTCACGGGCGAATGGGAAGCGGCGGGGATGATGAAGACGTGCCCGCACTGCGAGCAACGCCCCTTCTTCCCCGCCAGCGACTCGTCCTTCCGGAATTCCTTCCTGCAGAAGTCGCAGCGAAACGAGATCAGCATCGCTTTCCTCGATTGGGCTGCCGGGCCGCGCATCCTGCGCCTTCGACGCGAGGAACTTATATCGTCATTCCCTGCTCGTTACCATTCACTCAAGATCGGAGGGACGCCGTCAACCCTGGAGGGCAATTCCGCCGCGATGTCGTGCGGCTGGCGCCCGATTCGATCGCTGGCAACAGGTTTTCGTGAGGTAACCGGGCCTCGACGGGCTCATGCCGGACAGTCCGGCGTCCAACGATCACCAGTAGGCCTGCGTCGGGGGCGTCGTCTCGGTCGTCACTGCAACCTCCACGCGGCGGCGGGATGTCTCGAGGCTCCCAGGCCTGAGTTGCGTGACTTCGCGCGGCCCGATACCAGGAACGACAAGTTCCAGTCCCCGATGATGCTCAAGGTGATCGGGACGAACGTCAGGACCGGGCTCTTCATGGCCGACATGGGGAAGGCCCGCAGCCGGTGGGACTCACGCCATCTCTGGATGCCCCTCGACATCGGCGACGGCAAACTTGGCCTCATCGAGCCCCGCGAGTGGACGCTGGACGTCGCCACCGACGAAACCGTGATCCAGCGTCAACCCGCCGCCCTGGCTTACAAGCTCGGCAAGCCGAGGCTGGTACCGGGGATGGCTCTCCAGGCGACTTCGTCGTCCCGGGCCGAGACGTTACCCCTTGATCACGCCCACCGGCCGCAGCCGGGCGACCTTCTTGGAGATGCCCACCTTGTCCACGACGTCCACCACGAGATCCACGTCCTTGTAGGCGGCCGGCTGCTCCTCCGCGAGGCCCTTGTGGCCCCGGGCCCGGGCGATGATCCCGATGGCGTCGAGCTCGCGGTCGATCCGGCGGCCCTCGGCCAGGCGGACGGCGGCGGTCCGGCTCATCATCCGCCCCGCGCCGTGGCAGCTCGTGCCGAAGGAGTGGATCATCGACCCCGGCTGGCCGGCCAGGACCCAGCTCGCCGTGCCCATGCTGCCCGGGATGATGACCGGCTGGCCGACCTCCTGGTAGGCCGCCGGGATCTCCGGGTGGCCGGGCGGGAAGGCCCGCGTGGCCCCCTTGCGGTGGACGCAGACCTCCTTCCGCACGCCGCCCCCGACGTCGTGCTCCTCGAACTTGGCGATGTTGTGCGCGACGTCGTAGACGAGGTCCATGCCGAGCGACTCCCAAGGCTTGCCGAGGACCGCCGCGAAGACCTCGCGCGCCTGGTGCGTCAGGAGCTGGCGATTGCACCACGCGTAGTTCGCCGCGGCCCGCATCGCCCCGAGATAGTCCTGTCCCTCCGGGCTCCGCACCGGCGCGCAGGCGAGCTGCCAATCGGGGAGCGAGAAGCCGTACTTCTTCGGGGCGTTCTTGAAGACCTTCAGGTAGTCGTCGCAGACCTGGTAACCCAGGCCCCGGGAGCCGGAGTGGATCAGCACCGTGACCTGGCCCTCGTGCAGGCCCATCACCTCGGCGGCCGCCGGGTCCAGGACGCGATCGACGACCTGGACTTCCAGGAAGTGGTTGCCGGAGCCGAGCGTCCCGCACTGGTCCGCGCCGCGGGCGATGGCCCGATCGCTGACGCGTCCCGGGTCCGCCCCGTCGAGCCGCCCGCCGGCCTCGGCGAACTCGACGTCCCGCTCCGTGCCGAAGCCCTTCTTGACGACGAACGAGGCCCCCTGCTCCATCAGCCGGACGAGCTCCGGCTTGTCGAAGACGAACCGCCCGCGCTGGCCCATCCCGGTCGGGATGTCGTGGAAGAGCCTGTCCACGAGCGGCCGCACCCGCTCCTTGACGTCGGTCCATTCCAGGTTCGACCGGAGCAGCCGGACGCCGCAGTTGATGTCGTAGCCGACGCCCCCCGGCGAGATCACCCCCCCCTGCTCCGGGTCCGTGGCGGCCACGCCGCCGATGCAGAACCCGTAGCCCCAGTGGATGTCCGGCATCGCCAGCGATGCCTTCTGGATCCCCGGCAGCGTGGCCACGTTCACGACCTGCTCGGGCCCCTGGTCCTTCTTGATCTGCTCGATGAGGGCATCGTCCGCGAAGATGAGCCCTTCGACGCGCATGTCCTCGCGGTAGCTCCTCGGGATCCGCCACTGGCAGACGCCCGCCGCTTCCAGCGGCCCGCCGTATCCTCCGCCCTGGCCCATGTCTCGACTCGCTTTCCTCGACGCGTCGTGCGTGACTCGATTCGATCGTACTCCGGAACGCAGAGGGCCATGTCCGAGTGCAGGTTCGCGACGCCCGCTCACGGGGCGGCGGTTGCCGACCCATGAACCGCCTCGTCTCGCCTCCTGCCGAACAGCAACGCATCCAGGGAGAGCGTCCCCGGGCCGACGAGCAGGAGGGCGAGCCCGACGGCCAGGTACAGCAGGGCCGTCTCGTAGGACGGCCCGCCCGCCGGCGACGAATCCATGGCCGGCCGGCACGTGGACCATCCCGATCGCCACGGCCATGGTGGCCATGATCAGCAGCGAGGCGA from Aquisphaera giovannonii includes these protein-coding regions:
- a CDS encoding zinc ribbon domain-containing protein; translation: MLISFRCDFCRKEFRKDESLAGKKGRCSQCGHVFIIPAASHSPVTESGRPSAPERAVAERRPASSTEKRHVAPSRDTRAATPRTAAAQAPLPPRYAPPPMDDDPYGLHDLPPRMPVAAAADADDLVVPRRAGMSLATPGTRRKRRRREEAELFSGLPDVTYLLAPALMGVTYVLALTGLVPRPTGGLIFLGTAGLSALLFLIYGGIGLIVGGFRGGLLNGLLCWFCPFYIFGYVAKEWDMMKGAFLSYVAGIGVVIATAVLLPSLAPANPSGGDESVAPRSPTWTADEPSTPRPSAGTGFPPGVRGGYQPSRPGGFPGFPGASHRPASSKSGAGF
- a CDS encoding RtcB family protein, giving the protein MGQGGGYGGPLEAAGVCQWRIPRSYREDMRVEGLIFADDALIEQIKKDQGPEQVVNVATLPGIQKASLAMPDIHWGYGFCIGGVAATDPEQGGVISPGGVGYDINCGVRLLRSNLEWTDVKERVRPLVDRLFHDIPTGMGQRGRFVFDKPELVRLMEQGASFVVKKGFGTERDVEFAEAGGRLDGADPGRVSDRAIARGADQCGTLGSGNHFLEVQVVDRVLDPAAAEVMGLHEGQVTVLIHSGSRGLGYQVCDDYLKVFKNAPKKYGFSLPDWQLACAPVRSPEGQDYLGAMRAAANYAWCNRQLLTHQAREVFAAVLGKPWESLGMDLVYDVAHNIAKFEEHDVGGGVRKEVCVHRKGATRAFPPGHPEIPAAYQEVGQPVIIPGSMGTASWVLAGQPGSMIHSFGTSCHGAGRMMSRTAAVRLAEGRRIDRELDAIGIIARARGHKGLAEEQPAAYKDVDLVVDVVDKVGISKKVARLRPVGVIKG